In Rhodothermales bacterium, one genomic interval encodes:
- a CDS encoding amylo-alpha-1,6-glucosidase: MIASRSAVAAVLLGLVAFLSVGCGDDAEVPSEIAEGEPAVLARLAVAADSSADRSFFFTDKAGAYYYDALSGEQTDPAMGFIAGGFRLVDGWRWWLDADSVGVGPSEITGGVVRPDYAARTYVQADSAGFFETLLRRIQGDDLATLTETITLADGALLVEVADSVGTVELTPTFSDRRAASDYTVQAQGDVLLVARANYTEPRADSRRPVWLAVASTDGTAATTAAQLEDGLGVRERGLGLGLVRFATPGAVAFASGNTPEAAAAAAQQALGRRASLLTQRQQRLASVLDGSTIRTEDEAFNRAFDWARLSLEALVEEDSTGFTLVSGIPGTDLARGRSTLTAFEGAFLATGDWERARQLLTRFGRSQRRDRRIDLFGRIPNEFVDGRPVYTTVDATPVWVAAVGDYLRATGDRGIITDNGAEFWTRTVYAVRGLDDIRTPDGFLRNAAGQTWVQPYDGRGRVPRVNRAAEVQGRYYRAFRAMQPVARVMGQISGRPTSAAAYGDSARVLQQRFERAFVREDRIADVLRPNDQPDPRMRPSALFALRDFDLDADTERRILQRTAGTLAYPYGVSTLPQTDSLFYPYLNAPDFYEPGAARYDGTIWTWLSGPLVSLLVEEGAGAQAYEQTEALQRYILDRGVVGAVAENVDAHPPQPGDDDDVAAESALGGSPVQPWTLAEFVRNAYQDYAGIRYSGGNTVVLEPHLPEAWGTTEARFRLGGGSVVARIAQSASELTVGLKPSGRLPRGATVRVRAFGQVKVVPVAEARGDTLVVPLDSVSVTISADGVTLDGETVAADSSYAVADAAAWDGFAWATPEIPDEYPVMREVKRARSLDAPQISRTNPLAIPTLSRTDPDGDDWGTTATYTYPGLFPDGVLDISYVEISEDDSTTYFRVELANVVSESELGYQPALLALAFDTEEDGKVDAGRGSSYTFRKAGGFEYIVFVGNGLRIEDAQGRVLGEFEGVGDALFSVEDSAVTFSLPKFVLPDLARGTNVTVFTGARAEGSGVGEFREVRERGDSNIGGGKINPGDPNVYDVLNARVER, translated from the coding sequence GTGATCGCTTCCCGCTCTGCCGTTGCCGCTGTCCTCCTCGGGCTCGTCGCGTTCCTGTCCGTCGGGTGCGGCGACGACGCCGAGGTCCCCTCGGAGATCGCGGAGGGCGAGCCCGCCGTGCTCGCCCGCCTCGCCGTCGCCGCCGACTCCAGCGCCGACCGCTCGTTCTTCTTCACCGACAAGGCGGGGGCGTACTACTACGACGCGCTCTCGGGCGAGCAGACCGACCCCGCGATGGGCTTCATCGCCGGCGGCTTCCGGCTCGTGGACGGCTGGCGCTGGTGGCTCGATGCGGACTCCGTGGGCGTCGGCCCGAGCGAGATCACGGGCGGCGTCGTCCGCCCCGACTACGCCGCGCGGACGTACGTGCAGGCCGACTCGGCGGGTTTCTTCGAGACGCTCCTCCGCCGCATCCAGGGCGACGACCTCGCTACGCTCACTGAGACGATCACGCTCGCCGACGGCGCGCTCCTCGTCGAAGTCGCGGACAGTGTGGGGACGGTCGAACTGACGCCGACGTTCAGCGACCGCCGCGCCGCTTCCGACTACACCGTGCAGGCGCAGGGCGACGTGCTCCTCGTCGCGCGGGCGAACTACACCGAGCCGCGTGCCGACAGCCGCCGCCCGGTGTGGCTGGCCGTCGCCAGTACGGACGGGACCGCCGCCACGACGGCGGCGCAGCTAGAGGACGGACTCGGCGTGCGGGAGCGCGGGCTCGGGCTGGGCCTCGTCCGCTTCGCCACGCCCGGCGCCGTCGCCTTCGCCTCGGGCAACACGCCGGAGGCCGCCGCCGCCGCCGCGCAGCAGGCGCTCGGCCGCCGCGCATCGCTCCTCACGCAGCGCCAGCAGCGGCTCGCGAGTGTGCTCGACGGCAGCACGATCCGCACCGAGGACGAGGCGTTCAACCGCGCCTTCGACTGGGCGCGGCTCTCGCTCGAAGCCCTCGTCGAAGAGGACTCGACGGGGTTCACGCTCGTCTCCGGCATCCCCGGCACCGACCTCGCGCGCGGGCGCAGCACGCTCACGGCGTTCGAGGGCGCGTTCCTCGCCACGGGCGATTGGGAGCGGGCTCGTCAGCTCCTCACGCGCTTCGGCCGCTCGCAGCGCCGCGACCGCCGCATCGACCTCTTCGGCCGCATCCCCAACGAGTTCGTCGACGGCCGGCCCGTTTACACGACCGTCGACGCGACGCCGGTGTGGGTCGCCGCCGTCGGCGACTACCTCCGCGCGACGGGTGACCGCGGGATCATCACCGACAACGGGGCCGAGTTCTGGACGCGGACGGTCTACGCCGTGCGCGGGCTCGACGACATCCGCACGCCCGACGGCTTCCTCCGCAACGCGGCGGGCCAGACGTGGGTGCAGCCCTACGACGGGCGCGGCCGGGTGCCGCGCGTGAACCGCGCCGCCGAGGTGCAGGGGCGTTACTACCGCGCGTTCCGCGCGATGCAGCCCGTCGCCCGCGTGATGGGCCAGATCAGCGGGCGCCCCACCTCGGCCGCCGCATACGGCGACAGCGCCCGCGTGCTCCAGCAGCGGTTCGAGCGCGCGTTCGTCCGCGAGGACCGGATCGCCGACGTGCTCCGGCCCAACGATCAGCCGGACCCGCGGATGCGCCCGAGCGCCCTCTTCGCCCTCCGCGACTTCGACCTCGACGCGGATACCGAGCGCCGCATCCTCCAGCGCACGGCCGGCACGCTCGCCTATCCCTACGGCGTCTCGACGCTGCCGCAGACGGATTCGCTGTTCTATCCCTACCTCAACGCGCCCGACTTCTACGAGCCTGGCGCCGCGCGCTACGACGGAACGATCTGGACATGGCTCAGCGGCCCCCTCGTCTCGCTCCTCGTCGAAGAGGGCGCGGGCGCGCAGGCGTACGAGCAGACCGAGGCGCTGCAGCGTTATATCCTCGACCGCGGCGTGGTCGGGGCGGTGGCGGAGAACGTGGACGCGCACCCGCCCCAGCCGGGCGACGACGATGACGTGGCGGCCGAGTCCGCGCTCGGCGGCTCGCCGGTGCAGCCGTGGACGCTCGCCGAGTTCGTGCGGAACGCGTATCAGGACTACGCCGGCATTCGCTACAGTGGTGGCAATACGGTCGTGCTCGAACCTCACCTCCCCGAGGCGTGGGGCACGACGGAGGCGCGGTTCCGCCTCGGCGGCGGCTCCGTCGTCGCGCGCATCGCGCAGAGCGCGAGCGAACTGACGGTCGGGCTCAAGCCGTCGGGCCGGCTCCCGCGCGGGGCGACGGTTCGCGTCCGCGCCTTCGGCCAGGTCAAAGTCGTCCCCGTCGCCGAGGCGCGGGGTGACACGCTCGTCGTCCCGCTCGACTCGGTCTCGGTGACGATCTCGGCCGACGGCGTCACGCTCGACGGCGAGACCGTCGCGGCCGACAGCAGCTACGCCGTCGCCGACGCGGCGGCGTGGGACGGCTTCGCGTGGGCGACCCCCGAGATCCCCGACGAGTACCCCGTGATGCGGGAGGTCAAGCGCGCCCGCTCGCTCGACGCGCCGCAGATCAGCCGCACGAACCCCCTCGCGATTCCGACCCTCTCCCGCACCGACCCCGACGGCGACGACTGGGGCACGACGGCGACGTACACCTACCCCGGCCTCTTCCCCGACGGCGTCCTCGACATCAGCTACGTCGAGATCAGCGAGGACGACTCCACGACCTACTTCCGCGTCGAACTCGCGAACGTCGTGAGCGAGAGCGAGCTCGGCTACCAGCCCGCCCTCCTCGCCCTCGCCTTCGATACGGAGGAAGACGGGAAGGTCGATGCGGGGCGGGGTTCGAGCTACACGTTCCGCAAGGCCGGCGGCTTCGAGTACATCGTCTTCGTCGGCAACGGATTGCGGATCGAGGATGCGCAGGGCCGCGTGCTCGGCGAGTTCGAGGGCGTGGGCGACGCGCTGTTCTCCGTCGAGGACTCGGCTGTGACGTTCTCGCTCCCGAAGTTCGTGCTGCCGGATCTGGCGCGCGGGACGAACGTCACCGTGTTCACGGGCGCGCGCGCCGAGGGCAGCGGGGTCGGGGAGTTCCGCGAGGTCCGCGAGCGCGGCGACTCGAACATCGGCGGTGGCAAGATCAACCCCGGCGACCCGAACGTGTACGACGTGCTCAACGCCCGCGTCGAGCGGTAG